One genomic window of Gossypium hirsutum isolate 1008001.06 chromosome D11, Gossypium_hirsutum_v2.1, whole genome shotgun sequence includes the following:
- the LOC107912486 gene encoding uncharacterized protein isoform X4, which translates to MEYIKDKSEPKDGKLLAIGHSMGSILLYVMLSRCGYEGKDSGLAAVTTLASSLDYMSSRSSLKLLLPLASVIEAKLLKHCFSVKCYYLLAVDLVYPCIIEFLNHHDAA; encoded by the exons ATGGAATACATAAAGGATAAGAGTGAACCAAAGGATGGCAAGTTACTTGCAATTGGTCATTCTATGGGCAGTATCTTGCTATATGTGATGCTATCACGATGTG GTTATGAAGGAAAGGATTCTGGATTGGCAGCAGTCACTACGTTGGCATCATCATTGGACTATATGTCTTCTAGATCGTCACTCAAACTGCTTTTACCCTTGGCAAGTGTTATTGAAGCGAAATTGCTTAAGCATTGTTTCTCTGTGAAGTGTTATTATCTGCTT GCCGTAGATCTAGTGTATCCTTGTATAATAGAATTTCTCAATCATCATGACGCAGCTTGA
- the LOC107912485 gene encoding photosystem I chlorophyll a/b-binding protein 3-1, chloroplastic: MATQALVSSSLTYSVETARQILGAKRQIGPSRKGSFVVKAASTPPVKQGADRPLWFASKQSLSYLDGSLPGDYGFDPLGLSDPEGPGGFIEPKWLAYGEIINGRYAMLGAVGAIAPEILGKAGLIPAETALPWFRTGVIPPAGTYSYWADPYTLFVFEMALMGFAEHRRFQDWAKPGSMGKQYFLGFEKYLGGSGEPAYPGGPLFNPLGFGKDEKSLKDLKLKEVKNGRLAMLAILGYFIQGLVTGVGPYQNLLDHLADPFNNNVLTNLKFH, translated from the exons ATGGCAACACAAGCACTTGTATCATCGTCTCTTACCTACTCAGTGGAGACTGCAAGGCAGATTCTTGGAGCTAAACGACAAATTGGGCCTTCAAGGAAAGGATCCTTTGTTGTTAAGGCAGCTTCGACTCCACCCGTTAAG CAAGGAGCTGATAGACCTTTATGGTTTGCATCTAAACAAAGCCTTTCATACTTGGATGGCAG CCTTCCAGGTGATTATGGATTTGACCCCTTGGGACTCTCAGACCCTGAAGGTCCAGGAGGGTTCATCGAGCCTAAATGGCTAGCCTACGGTGAGATCATCAACGGGCGTTATGCTATGTTGGGTGCAGTAGGTGCGATTGCCCCTGAAATACTTGGGAAGGCCGGTCTTATCCCAGCAGAAACAGCCCTCCCTTGGTTTAGAACCGGTGTGATCCCACCAGCAGGAACATACAGCTATTGGGCAGACCCTTACACTTTGTTTGTGTTCGAGATGGCACTCATGGGATTTGCAGAGCACAGAAGGTTCCAAGACTGGGCCAAACCAGGTTCGATGGGGAAACAATATTTCTTGGGGTTCGAGAAGTACCTTGGAGGGTCTGGTGAGCCGGCATACCCTGGAGGACCACTGTTTAACCCACTTGGTTTTGGGAAAGATGAGAAGTCATTGAAGGATTTGAAGCTGAAAGAAGTGAAGAATGGGAGATTGGCAATGTTGGCAATCTTGGGTTACTTCATACAAGGGCTCGTGACAGGTGTAGGACCATACCAGAACCTGTTGGATCACTTGGCTGACCCTTTCAACAACAATGTCTTGACTAACCTCAAGTTCCATTAG
- the LOC107912486 gene encoding uncharacterized protein isoform X3, which produces MQKQLDLISKYDWDFDNYLEEDVPAVMEYIKDKSEPKDGKLLAIGHSMGSILLYVMLSRCGYEGKDSGLAAVTTLASSLDYMSSRSSLKLLLPLAVDLVYPCIIEFLNHHDAA; this is translated from the exons ATGCAGAAACAACTTGATCTTATTTCCAAGTATGATTGGGACTTTGATAACTACCTAGAAGAAGACGTCCCTGCTGTG ATGGAATACATAAAGGATAAGAGTGAACCAAAGGATGGCAAGTTACTTGCAATTGGTCATTCTATGGGCAGTATCTTGCTATATGTGATGCTATCACGATGTG GTTATGAAGGAAAGGATTCTGGATTGGCAGCAGTCACTACGTTGGCATCATCATTGGACTATATGTCTTCTAGATCGTCACTCAAACTGCTTTTACCCTTG GCCGTAGATCTAGTGTATCCTTGTATAATAGAATTTCTCAATCATCATGACGCAGCTTGA
- the LOC107912486 gene encoding uncharacterized protein isoform X1 has protein sequence MQKQLDLISKYDWDFDNYLEEDVPAVMEYIKDKSEPKDGKLLAIGHSMGSILLYVMLSRCGYEGKDSGLAAVTTLASSLDYMSSRSSLKLLLPLASVIEAKLLKHCFSVKCYYLLAVDLVYPCIIEFLNHHDAA, from the exons ATGCAGAAACAACTTGATCTTATTTCCAAGTATGATTGGGACTTTGATAACTACCTAGAAGAAGACGTCCCTGCTGTG ATGGAATACATAAAGGATAAGAGTGAACCAAAGGATGGCAAGTTACTTGCAATTGGTCATTCTATGGGCAGTATCTTGCTATATGTGATGCTATCACGATGTG GTTATGAAGGAAAGGATTCTGGATTGGCAGCAGTCACTACGTTGGCATCATCATTGGACTATATGTCTTCTAGATCGTCACTCAAACTGCTTTTACCCTTGGCAAGTGTTATTGAAGCGAAATTGCTTAAGCATTGTTTCTCTGTGAAGTGTTATTATCTGCTT GCCGTAGATCTAGTGTATCCTTGTATAATAGAATTTCTCAATCATCATGACGCAGCTTGA
- the LOC107912486 gene encoding uncharacterized protein isoform X2, with protein sequence MQKQLDLISKYDWDFDNYLEEDVPAVMEYIKDKSEPKDGKLLAIGHSMGSILLYVMLSRCGKDSGLAAVTTLASSLDYMSSRSSLKLLLPLASVIEAKLLKHCFSVKCYYLLAVDLVYPCIIEFLNHHDAA encoded by the exons ATGCAGAAACAACTTGATCTTATTTCCAAGTATGATTGGGACTTTGATAACTACCTAGAAGAAGACGTCCCTGCTGTG ATGGAATACATAAAGGATAAGAGTGAACCAAAGGATGGCAAGTTACTTGCAATTGGTCATTCTATGGGCAGTATCTTGCTATATGTGATGCTATCACGATGTG GAAAGGATTCTGGATTGGCAGCAGTCACTACGTTGGCATCATCATTGGACTATATGTCTTCTAGATCGTCACTCAAACTGCTTTTACCCTTGGCAAGTGTTATTGAAGCGAAATTGCTTAAGCATTGTTTCTCTGTGAAGTGTTATTATCTGCTT GCCGTAGATCTAGTGTATCCTTGTATAATAGAATTTCTCAATCATCATGACGCAGCTTGA